The Fundidesulfovibrio terrae genomic sequence GACTCGGGCTGCACCCTGGGCGAGGACTGCTGGGTGGGCTCGCTGGTGGAGGACCGCATGGGCAAGATCACCGTGGAGTTCTCCAACCTGACGGCCAGGCAGTTCCACGACCTGCTGCCCGGGCGCGAGCTCAACTACCATGTGGAAAGTCTGATCGGCATGTACCTGGTGGAGCCAGTGGAGCACGACCTGCGCCTGGTGCTGGCCCCGGGCGAGGTTCAGCCCGCGCGGCCGGGCAATCCCCAGTGGTCGCACCTGGGCTACGACACCTGGATTCTGGGGGGAAACTACGAGGGGAGCGCCGCGGCGGCCTTCAAGGGCGCGGACGGCGTGCCCGCCTGAAGGCGTCGTTTCCGGCTTGCGGCCTTCCGGGGGAACTCAGCTCCCCATCTTCTTCCTGGCGTAGGCCACGAAATCCTCCTGCACCTGGCGGATGACGTTCTCGCGCAGTTCGGCCACCTTCTCCAGGGGGCGCTCCTCCATGATGGCCTGGTGGTATTCGGCCAGGGCCGGGTAGGTGGTCAGCATCTCTTCCAGGTGCGAGGATTTGTCCGGCGTGATGGGCTGCATGGAGACCACGCGGTGCTCCATGCGTGACGCGAGATAACGAAGCGGCAGTACCGATCCGCATGCCCGCATGAGGGGCAGGAGCAGTTCGACCCCGAGCTTTGCTCCCTGGTCCTCCTCGTTGAGCTCGCGCATGAGGGTGGGGTAGGGCTTGCCGATCTTGGCGGACAGATCCTTGATCGGCATCGGGCCCTTTTCGATCATCTCCCGGATGACTTCGTAGATCGTCGTGGGCATGATTTTTTCCCCGTCTGAATATAATGGCAAAATTTTTCGATACGGTTCAAAGCTACCCGCGCTTGCGCGGAGGGCCCGGAAAGCGGCAGCGCGGCGGACCGCCGGTGGACGGCTTTTGCCCAGCGGGCCGCCGAAGTCAATCTCTCTCGAGGGCTCATGCAGGCGAAGACGGCTTGGCCGCCGGAAGTTCATCAGATCACGGATATTTCAGGGAGTGCCGCGACGAATGGCAAGACAGCTCAAGATCGTCATAGGCGGATATGCAGTGGGGTTCCCCCTCGGCGGGCAGATGTGGGTGATCCTCCATTACGCGTTGGGGCTCACTCGCCTGGGCCACGAGGTTGTCTTCGTGGAGGACTCGTCCGACTGGGCTTTGCCCTTCGATCCGGTGAAGGGCTTCGCTTCGGCCGACTCCAGCTTCGGGCGCAACGTCCTTGGCGAGGCCTTCGACCGCGTGGGTCTGCCGGGGCGCTGGGCTTACACGTCGCTCTTTGAAGGCCGGTCTTACGGAATGGACCAGGAGGACCTCAAGCGCTTCTGCTCCAAGGCCGATCTCTTCCTGAACGTGTCGGGGATCATCCCGCTGCACGAGCACTTCATGAAGGCCCGGGTGCGGGCCGTCATCGACACCGACCCGGTCTTCACCCAGGCCAAGATCTCGAAGGACGAGTGGACCCGCGACTATTTCAACCGCCACGACGTGCGCTTCACCTTCGGCCACAACATCCCCACAGGTTCCACCGGCGTGCCGCTCTCGGGAATCGAGTACATCCCCACCCGGCCGCCCGTGATCCTCGACCAATGGCCGGTGGTGGACGGAGCGGGCGCGGGGTTCACCACCATCGGCAACTGGGACGCCCAGGGGCGCGATATCGTGCACGACGGAAAGAAGCTCTCGTGGCGCAAGAGCGAGAAATACGAGAAGATCATCGACCTGCCCGGAAAGCTCCCCGGCGTCACCCTGGACCTCACCATGAGCGGCATGAAGGAGGACGCCGGGCGTTTCGCCGCGCACGGATGGAACGTCAAGGACGCGCTCGCGCTCTCCCGGGACATCTGGGCCTACCGCGACTACATCCTGAATTCCACGGGCGAGTTCACCGTGGCCAAGGAGCAGAACATCCAGCTCAAGTCCGGCTGGTTCTCGGACCGCTCCGCCAGTTATCTCGCGGCCGGACGCCCGGTCATCGTCGAGGACACCGGATTCGGGACGTACCTCCCCGTGGGGGAGGGGCTGGTGACCTTCGACGGCGTGGACAACGCCAAGGCCGCCATCGAAACCGTGCTGGCCGATTATCCGAAACACCGCGCGGCTGCCCGGAAAATTGCGGAAGAATACTTCGATTCGAACAAAGTCTTGACCGATCTGCTGAAAACGGCGGGCCTAGCCTGACGCGGGCGGCCGCGCACGCGCGGGAGTTTCGCTTGCCACCCATGCCGGAGAACACGCGAACCGGCGGGTGGCGGCGCATGCTCGCGGCTCCTCCGTCTTCAACGTATCAAAGGGTATTTCGTGATCCAGACACTACGGAACGCCTATCGCAATCCCAGACAGTCCGTCCGCCGGATGGGCCATCGCATCGTGTTCTGGGGCGCGGCCGTGGTCGTGGCGCTGGCGGCGATCCTTTTCGCAAGGACCAGCGTTGTCGGCTGCCAGATATTTTCCTCTATTATCTCCGCACATCCCCTGCTGTCTTTGGTCATCACCCCGGTCTGTTTCGCTTCCGTGGTGTGGCTGACGCGCAAGGTGTTTCCCGGCGCGGAGGGGAGCGGCATCCCCCAGACCATCGCGGCCCTGAAGATACCCGTCCTGGCGGACCGGCAGAGTGTGTTGTCCCTGCGGGTCGCCGTGGGTAAAATACTGATGACCGGCCTGGCGTTGTGCGGCGGGGCGTCGGTGGGGCGCGAGGGGCCGACCGTCCAGGTCGGCGCGGCCATCATGCACTCGCTGGGGCGCTGGATACGGTTTCCTAGCAGGGACATGGAGCGCACGTTCATGCTCGCGGGCGGCGCGGCGGGCATATCCGCCGCCTTCAACACCCCCCTGGCAGGCATCGTGTTCGCCATCGAGGAGCTGTCGAAATCCTTTGAGGAGCGCACCAGCGGCACCGTGCTGACGGCGGTGATCGTGGCCGGTTTCACGTCCATGGCCATACTGGGCAATTACAACTATTTCGGCCGGACAGACGCGGTGCTGGAATTGTCGGCGGCCTGGCGGCCCGTGCTGCTGTGCGGGGTCATCGGCGGGGTGCTGGGGGGGGTGTTCTCACGCATCCTGATCGCGTCCTCGCGTGGTTTCCCCGGGCGGCTGGGAGCGATGGCCAAGACGCAACCGGTTCTTTTCGCCCTGGCATGCGGTCTCCTGCTGGCCGTACTGGGATACTTCTCGGACTCCACCATCTACGGGACAGGGTACGAGGAAGCCAGGAAGCTGCTCGAAGGCGGGAAGGACCTCCCTGCCGCCTTCGGGTTGATGAAACTGGGGGCAACGGTCATCTCGTACATCAGCGGCATCCCGGGGGGCATTTTCGCGCCGTCGCTGGCGGTGGGCGCAGGGATGGGCTCCATCCTGTCGAAATTCATAGCCGGGGTGCCCGTGGAAGCCCTGGTCATCCTGGGCATGGTCGGCTATTTCACGGGAGTAGTGCAGGTTCCCATCACCGCCGTGGTCATCGTTATGGAGATGACCAGCGACCAGAGCCTGACATTGCCCATGATGAGTGTGGCCCTGATCGCCTTCGCGGTGTCCAAGGTGGTCTGCCCGCACCCGCTCTACCAGACGCTGGCAAAAGGCTTCCTGGAGAAGTCAGTGCGGCGGGAGCAGCGCCCCCGGACCGATCCGCAGAAGCCCTGACCTTCCGACCGGCGCGGAGCAAGTCGGGATTCCAAAGGGACTGGTCCCTTTGGCCGCCGGAGGCCTCGTCCTCCTCGGTTTCTCTCCGCCCATCGGAGGCTCCTTCCCCTTTCCCCTCCTACCACCAATATTCCGGATATCTTCGCCCCTTGGCCAGGTTGTTTACCATGACCGCCACGACGAGCAGGATGAGCGCCCCCAGCCCCGCCGGGACCAGGGCGTAGGCGTAGCCCAGCGCGACGATCTTCGGCCCTCCCGTCACGGCGATGAAGGCCGTCGCTCCTCCCGGAGGATGCAGGGTCCTGGTGATGTGCATGACGGCGATGGCGGTGGCCACGGCCAGCGCGCCGGCCAGCCAGACCGGACCGGGCACCAGGAGCCGGATCGCTACCCCCGCCAGGGCGGAGATGACATGCCCGCCCAGCAGGTTCCGCGGCTGGGCCAGGGGGCTTCGGGGCGCGCCGTACAGCAACACGCAGGAGGCCGCGAACGAGCCGATCAGGAGTACCATGTCGGTATGGTCCACCATCCAGGAGTCAACCACGCCGACGCAGGACATGCCGACCACCGCACCCAGCCAGGACCATGCGACTTCTGTCCAGGACGTTCTCGGGGGGCTTTTGCCGCTACCCTTCATCTTGGCGAAAGTGGCCTTCACTGCGCGTCCTCCAGCATGTCCCCGAAGGCGCGGACCAGGTCGGTGTGGGTGACGACGCCCACGAGTTCGCCGTTCTTGATCACGGGCAGGCGGCGGATGTTCCTGTCAGCCATGAGCTTGGCTGCTTCGCCCGCCGTGGCTTCAGGGCACACGGTCATGGCCGGTGCGGTCATGACGCTGGTGACCGGTTCGGACTCCAGCCCCTCCAGGCGGCAGGCCCGCCCGGCGAAGGTCCAGGCCACAAGGGCCACGGGAGGCGCGTCCTTGGGCAGGCCCAGGGCGGCCAGGAAGTCCTTCACGGAGACCACGCCCAGGAGTTCGCGCCCGCGCGTCACGGGCGCGCCGGATATGCGGGCCTCGGCCAGCACTCGCGCGGCCTCGCGCAGGGTGGTTTCCGGGGCCAGGGTGATGGCCGGCGCGGTCATGAGGTCGGCCACGCGCACCGACTTCCTCAGCCGGGTCAGGGCGTGTCTGTGGGCCAGGGTGTACAGCTCGCGCGCGTCGGACGGGGTGATGTCCAGAAACGAGCCGAGATCGCGCATGGCATCGAAGACGTCCTCCTCGGACGGGGTGGTGGAGATTTTGGGCATGGGGAGCCTCCTTGAAGACCTTCTAGCGGTCGAAGCCGCGTTCGTGTGTGATCCGGATCACAGCGGCGCAGGAAAATCGAAGGACGCATCCTTCCCAAAAGCCTGGAGAATGGTGTATGGTCCTACCCAATATCAGAACCCCCAGCCGTTATCCGGGAGTCGCCGATGATCAACGTGAATATGAAGTCCCTGCTGGCCAAGCTCAACACCTTCTGCACCAACACCCTGCACAACGCGGCGGGGCTCACGGTTTCGCGCACCCAGTACGAGGTCACGGTGGAGCACTTCCTGCTCAAGTGCCTGGAGGACCAGGACTCGGACATCCCCACGGTGCTGCGGGCCGCCGGGGTGGACTCGGGCCGGCTGGCCGCCGGGCTCACCGACGCCCTTGAGGACCTGAAGACCGGCAACTCGGGCAAGCCGACCTTCTCGCCGCTTCTGATCGAACTGCTGGAGGACGCCTGGGTGGTGGGCTCGGTTGACCTGGGCGACACGCGCATCCGCTCGGGCGCGGTGCTGCTGGCGTACCTGGCCAGGCCGTCGTTCTACGGATCCGGGAGCTATGCAGAGCTTTTGGGGGCGGTCAACCGCGAGACGCTCCTCAAGGACTTCTGGAACCAGACCAAGGCGTCCTCCGAGGCCCAGACAGCGGCCCCGCAGGGCGGAATCCCGGGCGGGGGAGCGGCGGCCGGGGCCGAGGGCAGCTTCATCGCCCGTTTCTGCCAGGATTTCACGGCCAAGGCCAAGGCCGGGGGCATCGACCCGGTGTTCGGGCGCGACGACGAGATCCGCCAGATCGTGGACATCCTGGCCAGGCGCCGCAAGAACAACCCCATCCTGGTGGGCGACCCGGGCGTGGGCAAGACGGCGGTCATTGAGGGGCTGGCCCTGCGCATCGCCCAGGGCGACGTGCCCGAATCGCTTTTGGAGGTGACGCTCATCAACCTGGACATGGGCCTTCTGGAAGCGGGCGCGGGCATGAAGGGCGAGTTCGAGAACAGGCTTCGCGGGGTGATAAACGAGGTCAAGGCCAGCGTTAAGCCCATCATCATGTTCATCGACGAGGCCCACACCCTGGTGGGGGCGGGCGGCTCGGCCGGTGGCTCGGACGCGGCCAACCTGCTCAAGCCGGCCCTGGCGCGCGGCGAACTCAAGACCTGCGCCGCCACCACCTGGAGCGAATACAAGAAATACTTCGAAAAGGATCCGGCCCTGGCCCGGCGCTTCCAGATGGTGAAGCTGGACGAGCCGAGCGTCGAGTCGGCCGTGCTCATCCTGCGCGGGCTGCGCGACAGCTACGAGAAGAGCCACAATGTGGTCATCCGCGACGACGCCATCAAGACCTGCGCCGAGTACTCCGACCGCTACATCGCGGCCCGCTTCCTGCCCGACAAGGCCATCGACCTCCTGGACACCTCCTGCGCCCGGGTGAAGGTGAACCTCACGGCCAAGCCACCGGCCCTGGAGGACACCCAGCGCTCCATCCAGGCGTTGGAACGCGAGAAATGGGCCATCGAGCGCGACAGGGACAACCATGTTGTCGTGGACGAGGAGCGCCTGGCCCAGGTGGGCAAGTCCATCGAGGAGCTGACCAGGAAAGCGGCGGACCTCCAGGCGGCCTGGGAAAAGGAGAAGGAGGCCGCCCACAAGGTCATCGAGGTGCGGAGCCAGATCCGCGAAGCCGCCGATGCGGACAAGGCCAAGCTGGAGAAAGAGCTCACCCGCGCCGACAAGGCCCTCAAGGACCTCCAGGGCGAAGCGCCCATGATCCAGATCGAGGTCACGCCGGATCTTGTGGCCCAGGTGGTGGCGGACTGGACCGGCATCCCCGTGGGCAAGGTGGCCCGCGACCAGGCGGCCACCATCGTCAACCTGGAGGAGCGCCTGAAGAAGCGCATCAAGGGCCAGGACATGGCCCTGGACGTGGTCACGCAGGTGATCAAGGCGGCCAAGTCCGGCATCAAGAATCCCGATCAGCCCATGGGCGTGTTCCTGCTGGTGGGGCCCTCGGGCGTGGGCAAGACCGAGACCGGGCTCACCCTGGCGGACATCCTCTTCGGCGACGAGCGCAGCGTGGTCAGCGTGAACATGAGCGAGTTCCAGGAGAAGCACACCGTGTCGAGGCTCATCGGCTCGCCTCCGGGCTACGTGGGCTACGGCGAGGGCGGCATGCTCACCGAGGCCGTGCGCCAGCACCCGTACTCCGTGGTGCTGCTGGACGAGGTGGAGAAGGCCCATCCGGACGTGCTCAACCTGTTCTACCAGGTGTTCGACAAGGGCATGCTCTCGGACGGGGAGGGCAAGGAGATCAACTTCAAGAACACCCTCATCATCCTGACCTCCAACCTGGCCACCGACGTGATCCAGGAGATGACCAAGGACGGGGCGCAGACCCCCTACGACGCGGTGCTCTCGGCCGTGCGGCCCATGCTGTCGCAGTACTTCAAGCCCGCGCTCCTGGCGCGCATGAGCGTGGCTCCCTATGTGAGCCTTTCGCCCGACGCCATGAAGGACATCGTGACCCTCAAGCTGAACAAGCTGGCCAGGATGCTCCTTTCCAACAACAAGATGAAGATGACCTACACCCCCAAGGTGGTGGACGCCGTGGCCGCGCGCTGCACCGAGGTGGAGACCGGGGCGCGCAACATAGAATACATTCTCAACGGCAACATCCTGCCGCGCATGTCCCAGGAGATACTGGGCCACATGACCACGGGCGGCATGCCCGGCAGCGTGGCCCTGGACGTGGCCGAGGATGGATCGTTCAACATCGGTTTCGCGTGATAAACAAGGATGTAGCCGGAATGAAAAGGGAAAGCTCGTGGAGCTTTCCCTTTTCGTTTTGATGAAGAACGGGTATTATGCGTAAGCGTGTTCCGCGCGTAGGCATGACCCCCATGTCCATGGTTCACGGTTGCATGTGCGCAAGGTTTCCATGAAACGCATTCTCCCCAGATTATTACTGACTTCGCTTCCGTTGCTGGTTGCATTGCTGTCGTGCGCGTGGAGCGGCTTCTGCTTCGCCGCCCGGCCCTTCTCGGAGCAGCGGTCCGCACGCGTGCTCGTGCTGCACAGCTTCAGCCCCGGCGTCTACCGGACGGACGGCCTGTCCCGGGGCATCACCGACCAACTGGCCAAGGCCCCCAGGAACATCCAGCAGATGGTGGTGTACCTGGACGCGTCCATCGTGGGCAAATCCTCCGCGTACCCTTCGTACCTCGAGGGCAAGCTGACCGTGCTCAAGGCCATGCTGGCCGCCGCGCCCGTGGATGCCGTGCTTCTGACCGACTGGAAGGCCATGGAGTTCTGGGCGGCCAACCATGCCGAATTCAGCCCGGAACTCCCGGTGGTGTATTGCGGAGTGGGCGACGCCGTCCCACCAGAGCTGCTGTCGCTGGGCCGGGCCACCGGGGTCCTCGAACGGCCCGGATTCGGCGACACCATCCGCGAGGCGACCCGGCTGTTCCCCAAGGCCGACAAGCTGCTGGTGGTAGGGGAGCGCTCCCTGCACTTCCAGGCCAACCGGGACATGCTCCGGTCCGATCTGGCGCCCTTCGCCCCCCGGTTGGCGGTGGAGTTCCTGGACGACCTGGAAGTATCCGCCATCGAAAGCCGCCTGGCGCAGCTTGGCCCGGGGTGGGTGGTTTTCGTGGTGGGCCGCCCCGAGAAGGACGGCAAGCTCCTGGTTCAGTCCGAGGCTGCGTCCAGGCTGGCGGCGGCGAGCCCGGCCCCTGTGTTCACCGCATGGGGGTCGTGGATGGGGTTCGGCCCGGTGGGCGGCAAGATCATCCTGCCCGAGGAGCAGGGCGCGGCCGCGGCCCGCCGGGTGATTGAAATCCTGGACGGCAAACCGGTCAAGGACATCCCCTCCGCCGCGGAAGACAACGGTAGGTTCATGTTCGACTTCAAGGCTTTGGAACGCTTCGGCCTGAGCGAAGCGGAGCTGCCTCAGGGAAGCCTGGTCCTGAACCGCCCCGCCACGTTGTATGAATCCTACAGGCATCTCGTGTGGATGTACGGACTCATGATGCTTCTGCTCGTGGCCGCATGCTTCCTTCTGGTGCTCTACATCGTGAACAGGCGACGGATGCAGAACAAGCTGTCGGCCCAGGTCAACTTCGTCCAGTCGCTCATGGAAGCCATGCCCACCCCGGTGTTCTACAAGGATGTAAAGGGGATATACCAGGGGTGTAACCCGGCATTCGCGGAGTTCATGGGGCTCAGCCCCGAAGAGCTCATCGGGCATTCCGTGTTCGACCTCTATCCGGAGGAAGAGGCCAACGTCTACAAGGTCAAGGACGACGCCCTGTTCGCGGCGGGTCCGATCCAGATATACGAGTACGAGAAGATGACCCCGGCGGGCCCTCGCCAGATACGCTTCCACAAGGCGCTCTACCACGACGCGGACCGTAAGGTGGCGGGACTGGTGGGCGTGATCGCGGACATCACCGACCTGCGCCGGGCCGAGCGCGAGGTGGAAAAGACCCTCAAGTACCTGCAGGCCATCTTCGACTCCTCGCCCTCGACCATGTTCAGCGTGGACGCCGAAGGAAATATCACCCACGCCAACGCCCAGGCGCGCACGGCCTGCGGAGAATGCTCCCTCGATCGAGCCCAGGCCACGCTGGCCCATGTGGAGAACCTGCTCGACCACGTCCAGCGGGCCATCGCCGAGGGCCGGGTCATCACCCTGCCCCGGCGCATCTCCATGGAGAACGGGGCCATGAAGGCCGAGGACGTGATCATCTATCCCCTTGCGTCGCTGGGGCTGTCCGAGGCGGTGGTGCGCATCGACGACGTCACCGAGCGCCACCGCATGCAGGAACTGCTGGTGCAGTCGGAAAAGATGATGTCCGTGGGCGGGCTGGCCGCGGGCATGGCCCATGAGATCAACAATCCACTGGGCGGCATCATGCAGAGCGCCCAGGTCATCAGGACCCGGCTGCTCCCGGACCTGCCGGGCAACTTGAAATCCGCCGGCAAGGCTGGCTGCCCCATGGAGTCCATCCTGGCCTACCTGGAGGACCGGCAGATACCGGAGCTGCTGGACGGGTTGCGCGATTCGGCCCGGCGCGCGGCCGGAATCGTCTCCAACATGCTGGAGTTCAGCAAACGCAGCTCCTCGGCGTGGCTGCCGGTGGACGTGAACGCGGTGGTGGAGAAGGCCGTGGACCTGTGCCTGCAGGACTACAACCTCTCCGAACGCTACGATTTCAAGCGCATCGAGATCAGGCGCGAATTCGACTCGCAGACGCTCAGTGTCCCATGCTCCGGGCCGCAGATCCAGCAGGTGGTGTTCAACCTCCTGCGCAACGCCGCCCAGGCCATGGCCCAAGCGCAGACGCCCGGACCGGCCATCGTCGTGCGCACGCGCAGCGACGGCGAATGCGCCATCATCGAGGTGGAGGACAACGGGCCGGGCATGGACGAAAGCACCCGGCGCAAGGTGTTCGAACCGTTCTTCACCACCAAGAGTCCCGGCCAGGGCACGGGACTCGGGCTTTCGGTGTCCTACTTCATCGTCCACGAAAACCATGGGGGCGAGATCGAGGTGGAGTCCGAGCCCGGGCGGGGAGCCAGGTTCCTGGTGAAGCTGCCGCTGCGCGGACGGCGCTGCTTTTAACGCCTTCGGCC encodes the following:
- a CDS encoding phage regulatory CII family protein → MPTTIYEVIREMIEKGPMPIKDLSAKIGKPYPTLMRELNEEDQGAKLGVELLLPLMRACGSVLPLRYLASRMEHRVVSMQPITPDKSSHLEEMLTTYPALAEYHQAIMEERPLEKVAELRENVIRQVQEDFVAYARKKMGS
- a CDS encoding glycosyltransferase, with translation MARQLKIVIGGYAVGFPLGGQMWVILHYALGLTRLGHEVVFVEDSSDWALPFDPVKGFASADSSFGRNVLGEAFDRVGLPGRWAYTSLFEGRSYGMDQEDLKRFCSKADLFLNVSGIIPLHEHFMKARVRAVIDTDPVFTQAKISKDEWTRDYFNRHDVRFTFGHNIPTGSTGVPLSGIEYIPTRPPVILDQWPVVDGAGAGFTTIGNWDAQGRDIVHDGKKLSWRKSEKYEKIIDLPGKLPGVTLDLTMSGMKEDAGRFAAHGWNVKDALALSRDIWAYRDYILNSTGEFTVAKEQNIQLKSGWFSDRSASYLAAGRPVIVEDTGFGTYLPVGEGLVTFDGVDNAKAAIETVLADYPKHRAAARKIAEEYFDSNKVLTDLLKTAGLA
- a CDS encoding chloride channel protein, encoding MIQTLRNAYRNPRQSVRRMGHRIVFWGAAVVVALAAILFARTSVVGCQIFSSIISAHPLLSLVITPVCFASVVWLTRKVFPGAEGSGIPQTIAALKIPVLADRQSVLSLRVAVGKILMTGLALCGGASVGREGPTVQVGAAIMHSLGRWIRFPSRDMERTFMLAGGAAGISAAFNTPLAGIVFAIEELSKSFEERTSGTVLTAVIVAGFTSMAILGNYNYFGRTDAVLELSAAWRPVLLCGVIGGVLGGVFSRILIASSRGFPGRLGAMAKTQPVLFALACGLLLAVLGYFSDSTIYGTGYEEARKLLEGGKDLPAAFGLMKLGATVISYISGIPGGIFAPSLAVGAGMGSILSKFIAGVPVEALVILGMVGYFTGVVQVPITAVVIVMEMTSDQSLTLPMMSVALIAFAVSKVVCPHPLYQTLAKGFLEKSVRREQRPRTDPQKP
- a CDS encoding HPP family protein; translated protein: MKATFAKMKGSGKSPPRTSWTEVAWSWLGAVVGMSCVGVVDSWMVDHTDMVLLIGSFAASCVLLYGAPRSPLAQPRNLLGGHVISALAGVAIRLLVPGPVWLAGALAVATAIAVMHITRTLHPPGGATAFIAVTGGPKIVALGYAYALVPAGLGALILLVVAVMVNNLAKGRRYPEYWW
- a CDS encoding CBS domain-containing protein; translation: MPKISTTPSEEDVFDAMRDLGSFLDITPSDARELYTLAHRHALTRLRKSVRVADLMTAPAITLAPETTLREAARVLAEARISGAPVTRGRELLGVVSVKDFLAALGLPKDAPPVALVAWTFAGRACRLEGLESEPVTSVMTAPAMTVCPEATAGEAAKLMADRNIRRLPVIKNGELVGVVTHTDLVRAFGDMLEDAQ
- the tssH gene encoding type VI secretion system ATPase TssH, which produces MINVNMKSLLAKLNTFCTNTLHNAAGLTVSRTQYEVTVEHFLLKCLEDQDSDIPTVLRAAGVDSGRLAAGLTDALEDLKTGNSGKPTFSPLLIELLEDAWVVGSVDLGDTRIRSGAVLLAYLARPSFYGSGSYAELLGAVNRETLLKDFWNQTKASSEAQTAAPQGGIPGGGAAAGAEGSFIARFCQDFTAKAKAGGIDPVFGRDDEIRQIVDILARRRKNNPILVGDPGVGKTAVIEGLALRIAQGDVPESLLEVTLINLDMGLLEAGAGMKGEFENRLRGVINEVKASVKPIIMFIDEAHTLVGAGGSAGGSDAANLLKPALARGELKTCAATTWSEYKKYFEKDPALARRFQMVKLDEPSVESAVLILRGLRDSYEKSHNVVIRDDAIKTCAEYSDRYIAARFLPDKAIDLLDTSCARVKVNLTAKPPALEDTQRSIQALEREKWAIERDRDNHVVVDEERLAQVGKSIEELTRKAADLQAAWEKEKEAAHKVIEVRSQIREAADADKAKLEKELTRADKALKDLQGEAPMIQIEVTPDLVAQVVADWTGIPVGKVARDQAATIVNLEERLKKRIKGQDMALDVVTQVIKAAKSGIKNPDQPMGVFLLVGPSGVGKTETGLTLADILFGDERSVVSVNMSEFQEKHTVSRLIGSPPGYVGYGEGGMLTEAVRQHPYSVVLLDEVEKAHPDVLNLFYQVFDKGMLSDGEGKEINFKNTLIILTSNLATDVIQEMTKDGAQTPYDAVLSAVRPMLSQYFKPALLARMSVAPYVSLSPDAMKDIVTLKLNKLARMLLSNNKMKMTYTPKVVDAVAARCTEVETGARNIEYILNGNILPRMSQEILGHMTTGGMPGSVALDVAEDGSFNIGFA
- a CDS encoding ATP-binding protein, whose product is MKRILPRLLLTSLPLLVALLSCAWSGFCFAARPFSEQRSARVLVLHSFSPGVYRTDGLSRGITDQLAKAPRNIQQMVVYLDASIVGKSSAYPSYLEGKLTVLKAMLAAAPVDAVLLTDWKAMEFWAANHAEFSPELPVVYCGVGDAVPPELLSLGRATGVLERPGFGDTIREATRLFPKADKLLVVGERSLHFQANRDMLRSDLAPFAPRLAVEFLDDLEVSAIESRLAQLGPGWVVFVVGRPEKDGKLLVQSEAASRLAAASPAPVFTAWGSWMGFGPVGGKIILPEEQGAAAARRVIEILDGKPVKDIPSAAEDNGRFMFDFKALERFGLSEAELPQGSLVLNRPATLYESYRHLVWMYGLMMLLLVAACFLLVLYIVNRRRMQNKLSAQVNFVQSLMEAMPTPVFYKDVKGIYQGCNPAFAEFMGLSPEELIGHSVFDLYPEEEANVYKVKDDALFAAGPIQIYEYEKMTPAGPRQIRFHKALYHDADRKVAGLVGVIADITDLRRAEREVEKTLKYLQAIFDSSPSTMFSVDAEGNITHANAQARTACGECSLDRAQATLAHVENLLDHVQRAIAEGRVITLPRRISMENGAMKAEDVIIYPLASLGLSEAVVRIDDVTERHRMQELLVQSEKMMSVGGLAAGMAHEINNPLGGIMQSAQVIRTRLLPDLPGNLKSAGKAGCPMESILAYLEDRQIPELLDGLRDSARRAAGIVSNMLEFSKRSSSAWLPVDVNAVVEKAVDLCLQDYNLSERYDFKRIEIRREFDSQTLSVPCSGPQIQQVVFNLLRNAAQAMAQAQTPGPAIVVRTRSDGECAIIEVEDNGPGMDESTRRKVFEPFFTTKSPGQGTGLGLSVSYFIVHENHGGEIEVESEPGRGARFLVKLPLRGRRCF